Below is a genomic region from Nitrospira lenta.
CGCGAGCCGTTCTTGCACCAGCTGGCTCAAGCGATTCTGATCGATCGCTTGCTGTTTGACCTGGTAGGAAATTTCCAAGTTGCCGTGCTCGACGGCGTTGAGCAGCAACTCTTGCAGCGTGCCGCGGAGATGCAGCTGCGTCGTATCGGATAAAGCCCCGGCCGTGGCTCTGATCAACCAGGAGACAATGCCGGGGATGTGCCGCGGGTCTGAATCGACGGTCAGTTCGTAGTCGGAGCGTACCAGGCCCGGCGTCTCCGCCATATCGGCCGGAAGCAGATAGCGCGCTCGTTGCAATGCATGCGCCAGCTCTTCCACGCCGACGGGCTTTTGCAAGAAATCCACGGCCCCAGCGCGCAACGCGTGGATCACCGCCTGTTCAGACTGATGTGCGGCCATCACGATGACCGGGCACGGCACCTGTCTGGCTCGAAGCGTTTGAGTCAACGTTAAGCCCGAGCCTTCCGGAAGGAAGGAATCGGTCAACACGATATCGGGGGCCGTGAGCTCGATGGTCGCCAAGGCGGTGGATGGGTCGGACGCCGTAATCACGGAGAATCCGCGATCTTGCAGGTGGCCCAAGATCTGCGCTTGCGTGTCCCGGCAGGGATCGACCACCAGGACAGTGCAGGAAACCGTTGGCGTATTCATGCCGCGGGCCTGTGTGCAATGTACTCGTTCAACGCCGTCATCAGTTGTTGTAACTCGTGGGTCACGCGGGCACAGACCGGCTTGGCCTCATCGATACGGCCGGCTTTGCCGAGCGCTTCCAGTTGTTTGGTCGCTTCGAACAGTGCAGAGGCAGAGAATTGCAAGATCGCTCCCTTCATTCGGTGTGCGGCGCGGCTTAGTGCCTCGGCATCGCCGGCATCCATGGCTGCTTGTGTGGCGGCCATATCCAACGGCGCCTGTTCCAAGAACAGTTCGGCCAATGTCTGAAACAGTTCTTCATCGTCATCGACACG
It encodes:
- a CDS encoding ATP-binding response regulator — its product is MNTPTVSCTVLVVDPCRDTQAQILGHLQDRGFSVITASDPSTALATIELTAPDIVLTDSFLPEGSGLTLTQTLRARQVPCPVIVMAAHQSEQAVIHALRAGAVDFLQKPVGVEELAHALQRARYLLPADMAETPGLVRSDYELTVDSDPRHIPGIVSWLIRATAGALSDTTQLHLRGTLQELLLNAVEHGNLEISYQVKQQAIDQNRLSQLVQERLAQPRLVQRTVTIHVHCDRQAGLLEYRIIDQGKGFQWKTLLHRTAAPCQVEDASGRGIFLARSFFPNLRYNDRGNEVTVQIPIH
- a CDS encoding Hpt domain-containing protein — encoded protein: MSADDVFNLADALTRVDDDEELFQTLAELFLEQAPLDMAATQAAMDAGDAEALSRAAHRMKGAILQFSASALFEATKQLEALGKAGRIDEAKPVCARVTHELQQLMTALNEYIAHRPAA